In Longimicrobium sp., one DNA window encodes the following:
- a CDS encoding FKBP-type peptidyl-prolyl cis-trans isomerase yields the protein MRARYFLAFAALCAVAAACENDPLVPQCEEITSTVARTNGDTVTTASGLRYLELQAGTGPALVSCRGVSLRYVLMLQSGAVVDSLETGQALTFELGREGQRFIPGFEEGLIGMKAGGQRRLIVPPGLGYGPQALAARPPLFAGAPANSTLIFDVRVQQVEAP from the coding sequence ATGCGAGCTCGCTACTTCCTTGCCTTCGCGGCCCTGTGCGCCGTCGCGGCCGCCTGCGAGAACGACCCGCTCGTTCCGCAGTGCGAGGAGATCACCAGCACCGTGGCTCGCACCAACGGCGACACGGTGACCACCGCCAGCGGCCTCCGCTACCTGGAGCTGCAGGCGGGAACCGGCCCGGCCCTGGTGTCGTGCCGGGGCGTGAGCCTGCGCTACGTCCTGATGCTGCAGAGCGGCGCCGTGGTCGACAGCCTGGAGACGGGCCAGGCGCTCACCTTCGAGCTGGGACGCGAAGGCCAGCGCTTCATCCCGGGCTTCGAGGAAGGGCTCATCGGGATGAAGGCGGGCGGGCAGCGGCGGCTGATCGTCCCCCCCGGGCTGGGGTACGGCCCGCAGGCGCTGGCCGCGCGCCCGCCGCTGTTCGCGGGGGCCCCGGCCAACTCCACCCTGATCTTCGACGTGCGGGTGCAGCAGGTGGAGGCGCCGTAA